The Calothrix sp. PCC 7507 DNA segment TACTACTTGGTTTGGCAATGGTAACTGGGGAGGTTCAACTTATTCCCACATCGGCACTAAGTCATTTAATGGTTACGGTGCTGGCGATATTTGTGCAACTGGTTTAGGACCAATTTGTAATACCTTCGGCTACGGTTCTTTGAAATTAACTCCCGTATCTGGTGGTTTTGATGTCACTGGCGCTTGGAGTGAAAAATGGCGGTAGCTAACTCATGATAAACGTCATTTGTCATTGGAATTGATAACTGATAACTGATAACTGTTAACTGATAACTGATAATTGAGTGTTAATAAAATGTTGAAACGTACTTTGACAATTGCTGCTGCCACCACAGCTTTAGCTGCTGCTTTAGCTAGTCCCGCTTTGGCTGCACCTGCTGATTTTGTTGGTACTTGGGTTAATAAAGATGCCAATACTCGCGGTGTGACTCGTCTGGTAGTTACTTCTGCTGGAGGCAATAATTTAAATATTCAAGTGTTTGGCAAATGTCATCCTACAGACTGTGAATGGGGCACAAAACCATTAGTAACTTATGGAATTAATGTCCAAGATACTAACCATAATTATGCAACAACCAACTACAATCAAGGTTTTTCCAATTCTTTATTAACTTTCAGCTATGGCGGCAATGAAGTTTTATTTCAAGGCTATACACAGTTTTTAGATAATAGCGGGAGGCAAAATTATTACTCTCGTGAATATTTCCAACGACAATCAAAAGTGAAGATTCCTGTAAGTGTTCCTAGAATACCTATTCGTCCTTGAGAACACGCGATTAATTAAATTATTTGTATGAAATTCACGGTAGAGGCACAACATTGTTGTGCCTTTTCATGTCAATATCCAACATTATTTATTTTCCATCAGCCTTGCAACTGGTGAACGAATGCTTGATGTTCCACTGAACTTAGCCCCTGTTGTAACACTGCTAATACCTGTGGCATATTTCCGCTAACTAACGCTAATACATCCAACCACAAACCCGGAAACACTTGACTTTGAATTACGCTTTCTGCATCTGGTGTCAGCGCCACATATTCACCATCTTTGAGGCTAAACCAACTGACAGCGCTTTCAAAAACTTGCCAAACAATATATTCTTGAATCCCATTGCGACGATAGGCACGCTTTTTATCATACAAATCTTTGGTAGCACTGCTAGCTGCAACTTCCGCCACTAATTCTGGTGCGCCTTCCACATATCCATCAGCACCCAAATGCGACTGTCCACCACGGGCGGCATCGATTAATAAAATAGCATCAGGTTGGGGTTCATTATCTAAATCTAGCCTCACAGTTGGATTATCACCTAATCTGACACCAGGCGTAGCTACTTTATAATTTCCTAACCAAATCATCAAATTAGCATGTGGTTCGGCGTGGGGTTCAAAGCGTAAAGGGGAAGCCACGTATACAACTCCTTCAATTAGTTCAGCTTTTTTGAGATTCGGCATAGCATTGTAGCGGCGCTCAAATTCTAGACGATTTAGCCGATCGCCACTCTCAAGATGCGGAATATAATTGGGGGAAGCGGCTGGAGTCGGCTGTTGTGAAGAGGTGTTAACCATAACCGCAAGCGTTAAATATGGGTAAATTGATCTTATCAGTTATCAATAAATCTGATAACTGATAACTGTTCACTGATTATAGTTAGGGATTAATTGCAGAATTAGCCATTTTAATTAAAGAAGTGCGATCGCCTGCTTTCAAACCTACAGCATACTGCACACCTTTTTGTCGCCAAGTCAAGGTCGCATCTGAGCAATTAGCCCCACAACTAAAATCTACAAAATAGCCAGTAATGCCTTTAGCTAAAGATACCGTTTTACCAGTGAGGCGGGGTGTTTTGCTTGTCACAGCTTCAGCCGTCACGATACCCAAACGACAAGCAGTCCCGCCTGTACAATCAGGACTGAAGCCTAGTAAAATTTCGTATTTTTTAGGTGTCGCATTTTCTAAAATTGCGTACAGTGGGTCTTCCCGTTCTACACCAGGAATCAACTTCGGTAATATAATGGGAATTTGAGTCTTTTGCTTTAATTTAGGTAAAATCGGCTTAAAAACCGCATGTTGTTTGGCATTATTAGTACTAACTCCCCCTTGTGCTATTAGCTGAGATTGACTGTTGATAGATGCGATCGCTGAATTATGCCAGCTGCTAGCACTAGCTAGCAACATTACCGCACAGACAACACTGAAATTTTTTAGCCTGAAAATCATTTTGTAAAACCTATTTTGATATAAATACTGAATTTGTAAATCTATATTAGTATCAAATCATGCAAATGAGTATACATTGACATTGCCATTAGAAGTTTAAAATATCTAACGATGCTTCTATTTCTAAATCTAGAATCTTTTGCCGTACATCTTTGTGTTCTGCAAGCTTACCTTCTTTCCAATACATGTCTGCTGCTTTTTGAAAATCCTCAAGTGAACCTTGCTTATTTCCCATAGCAAAACGGGCATTACCACGATTGTAATAAGCATCAATATAATTGGCATTAATTTTGATTACTTGGGTATAACTTGCAATTGCTCCCTCATAATCTCCCAGATCATAACGAGCATTACCACAGTTATAGTAAGCATCTATATAGTTAGGATTAATCTTGATGACTTGAATATAATCGGCAATGGCTCCCTCATAATCTCCTAAATCATAACGAGCATCAGCACGGTTTTTATAAGCTACAGCATCATGAGGATTAAGTTTGATGGCTTTAGTAAACTTCTGCTGATTTGTTAGTAGATAACGAGAAATACTACCGTTTGTATCAACTATGGCATAATTAGGATTTATTTTGATGGCTTGGGTATAGTCTTCAATCGCTCCTTGATTATCTCCTA contains these protein-coding regions:
- a CDS encoding Uma2 family endonuclease; its protein translation is MVNTSSQQPTPAASPNYIPHLESGDRLNRLEFERRYNAMPNLKKAELIEGVVYVASPLRFEPHAEPHANLMIWLGNYKVATPGVRLGDNPTVRLDLDNEPQPDAILLIDAARGGQSHLGADGYVEGAPELVAEVAASSATKDLYDKKRAYRRNGIQEYIVWQVFESAVSWFSLKDGEYVALTPDAESVIQSQVFPGLWLDVLALVSGNMPQVLAVLQQGLSSVEHQAFVHQLQG